TTCCCGTCTGTATCAAGCAGAGCGCCGCCGCTGTTGCCGGGATTTATTGAAGCATCTGTCTGTATGAGATTTACATAGACCCTGTTATCGATCTTCAGATTTCTTCCAAGGGCACTCACAACCCCCATAGTAACAGAACTCGAAAGTCCGTAGGGGTTTCCGATTACTATAGCCTTTTCGCCAACTTTTATTTTCTTACGCTTGTCTACCTTCAGATAAGGGAAATCGGTTTTGTCCGTTATCTTTAAGAGGGCCATATCAAACTCGGGATCGCTGCCCAGTACATGCGCATCATACTCTTTCCCGTTTATAAACTTTACCCTTATACTTATAGCCTTGGAAATCAGATGCTCATTGGTAACTATGATGCCTCTTGGATCAAGCACGACGCCTGAGCCTATATTTTCAAATGTTTCCTCTTCCTCTTCCTCCTCTCCGGCAATAAACTTCTTAAAAAATGTTGCTTTTTTATCTTCACCAACATTCTTCGACATTTCCTCAGTTTTTATATTCACTATCGTCCTGCTTACCTTATCCACAACCTCTATGGTTTTATCCTCTTTGGCATGGATTAAGAGCGGAGCCAACAGAATGACAAACAGAAATATGCAAATAAAAAACAAGGATTTTATAAGATTGAAGGGTAAATTATATGCGATCGGGCTTTTTGTTCCGGTTTCCGGCTTTTGAATTATACGTCCTGATATGTCACTGTTCACTGTTCACTGTTCACGGTTTTTTTAGTACCAGTCATCTTCAGCTTTAATTCTTTTTTTCATCAGCCTCTTTACAGCATCGAGAATGATATATCCAATTTCCTCTTTGTTGCGCATAGGCACCTGTTTTATACGACCTGTTGTCTCGATAATCGTAACTTCGTTGTTGTCGGAGCCAAAACCTATTCCTTTCTTTGCAACATTATTAGCCACTATTAAATCCAGATTCTTTTTTTTCAATTTTTCTGTGGCATGTTCTATAAGGTTTTCAGTCTCTGCGGCAAAACCTACGAGTATTCTATTTTCTTTTACCCTGCCGAGCTCTCCTATTATGTCAGGATTTTTTTCAAGCTCCAGCACCATAGTGTCCTCATTGCCCTTCTTTTTAATCTTCTGGCAGTTTTTAGCCATACATTTGAAATCAGCTACTGCCGCTGCTTTGATGATAATAGTGCAGCGCTTGAAATGCTGCATTACGGCATCCCTCATCTCCAAAGCAGTAGTAACTTCAATGATCTCAATATCACTCCTTGGAGGAGGCAACTGTGTCCTGCCTGTTATGAGAATTACTTCTGCTCCCCTTCTCTTTGCAATCCTTGCTATTGCAAACCCCATTTTGCCTGAAGACATGTTTGTAATACACCTCACAGGATCAATAAATTCAGTTGTAGGTCCTGTAGTAATAAGTATCCTTTCTCCTATCAAGTCCTTTACTGTGAATATATCCTCCATCTTTTCAACTATTTCCTCGATTGTAGGCAATCTCCCTTTTCCGACAGTGCCACAGGCAAGGTCACCTGTTCCAGGCTCCATAAATTCATAACCGGCATCCTTCAGCTTTTCCATATTCATCTGCACTATCTTGCTTTCCCACATCTTTGTATTCATAGACGGCACAAAAAGTATTGGCACTATAATCGCCATCACCATGGTTGTCAGAAAATCATCGGCAATGCCGTTGGCAATTTTCCCGATAATATTTGCCGTGGCCGGGACAATCACCATTTGATCTGCAATATCAGAGAGGGCTATATGCCCTATTTTTGAGCCGGAAAAAAGCTCGAACATCTCATGGATTACAGGGTTACCGGAAATTGTCTGGAAAGTTAAAGGAGTAACGAATTCCATGGCGTTCTTAGTCATAACCACGTGAACGTTTGCACCCCTTTTTGTCAACTCTCTTACAAGCTCGGCTGTTTTATAGGCAGCAATGCCGCCTGTAATGCCGACTATAATTTCTTTACCGTTTAACATCGTAAATGCTTTATTCATAATTTTATCCATTAAATATTAAAACCTATTTTTCGTATAAGCCTTGTAAACAGGTTTGCCTTTGGCACATATACAGGCGAAACTATGTCCACCTTGCCGACAATTTCATTATCCAGTTTAACAACAAGCTCACCAAATTTTTGACCTTCCCGTATCTCACCCTTTATTTTTTCGGGCAAGACTATTTCCTTTTTAATATTTCCTTTTTTGTCATTCGGGACGGTACAGGCAAAATCTGCATTCGCTATCCCTTTTATCTTCCTGTATTTCCCGTCTTCCAGAAATATATCTTTATCAATCAATTCCCCTTTTTTTACAACATTCAATGTCTTGTATAAAGAAAATGCCTTTTTGAACTTCTCCATGGCAATACCGTCGCGTATATTTGCCGTAGGGCTTCCCATTACAACAACGATGAATCTTAAATCGTTCTTTTTTCCTGTTGCCGCGACATTAAAACCCGTCTCTCTATAGTACCCTGTTTTTAAACCGTCAACGATGCCCGGCATCTTCACGAGAAGTTTGTTATGGTTATTCATGATAAACTTTCCGTCTCTGAAACCCTCGGTCTTTATTGATGTCCATTCAAGTATTTTAGGGTATTTCAGGAGTTCTCTTGCAAGTATGGCAAGATCACTACAGGTTGTCAGATCTTCTTCCTGTCCCTTTGAAGGAGGGAGTCCGTGGACAGAACGAAACTGTGTGTCAACCATACCTAATGCCTTGGCCTTCTCGTTCATCAAAGCAACAAACCCTTCCTTGCCTCCTGCTATATGTTCGGCAATTGCATAGGCAGCGTCGTTACCTGAAGCTACAAGTGTTGCCTTCATCAAATCCTCAAGGGAAAATACTTCGCCTTCCTTTAAGTAAACCTGGCTGCCGCCTATCTTTGATGCCTCTTTTGAGGCAGTAATTTTGTCGGTAAGCTGTATCTCCCCTTTTGTAAGCTTATCCAGGACAATACAGGCAACCATGAGTTTTGTTACACTTGCAGGCGGCCTTTTTGCATTGGCATTTTCGCCTTCGATTACCTTGCCGCTGCCTGCCTCAACCACAATATACGCTTTATACGGTGCTTCTTTTGCTGCCTGCACTTTTGCATTGGATGCATCGGCGCTTTTTATATGCTTTTTTTGGGCATGAGGCTTTCCATAAGCTGTATTCGCCCACAGTAAAAGTGTTAATACAATTACAAGCCATTTCTTCATTATTTTACTTTCTCCATAAACATTTTTATAAGATCAATCGGTAATGGGAATATTATAGTAGAATTTTTCTCTGTTGAAATTTCAATCAGGGTCTGCATATAACGCAACTGTAAAGCCATCGGATTTTTTGAGAGTATTTCAGATGCTTCTGAAAGCTTTGTGGCTGCCTGATACTCACCCTCGGCCCCGATGATCTTTGCCCTTCTCTCACGCTCAGCCTCTGCCTGCCGTGCGATAGCCCTCTGCATCTCCTGCGGCAGATCCACGTTCTTAACCTCCACATTTGACACCTTGATGCCCCAGGACTCGGTGTGTGTATCCAGTATCTCCTGCAATCTCTCGTTGATCTTTTCCCTGTGGGCCAGAAGGTCATCGAGTTCGGCCTGTCCCAGAACGCTCCTTAAGGTTGTCTGGGAAAGCTGACTTGTTGCATAGAGATAATTTTCTACATCGATAATCGCCTTCAAAGAATCTATTACCCTGAAGTACACAACGGCATTCACCTTTATCGACACATTATCCCGTGTAATGACATCCTGTGGCGGGATATCAAGAACAACAGTCCTCAGGCTTACCTTTACCATTCTGTCAACTATGGGGATAAGAATGATGAGCCCCGGACCCTTCGGAGTGCCGAGCACCCGTCCGAGCCTGAATATAACACCCCTCTCATACTCATTTAAAATCTTTATTGCACTCGCAAGAAAAAATATTATCAAAGCTATAATAAACAGATAAATCGGCATTTTTAACCTCCTTTTTTCTTAACGATAAGCCCAAGTCCTTCAATGCCTGTCACAACAACCTGTTCTCCTTGCATGATCGACTCATCGCTTTTCGCATTCCATAATTCTCCATGAAGAAACACTTTCCCCCTCCCGGATACATCGGTTTTTGCAACACCGGACTCTCCAATAAGCCCCTCGCTTCCTGTTTTAACCTTTAAAAGCTGGGCCTTTATCGCATACGATAACACACCGAAAAAAAATATGCCAGACAGTATTGCTACAGTAAGTATACTTTTCCAGGATATGGAAAGCGTACTGTCCGGAAGGTCAACAAGCATTACAGAACCTATTATAATCGATATGATCCCTGCAAACCCGAGCATACCGTGACTTATGATTTTCAGCTCAAGAACAAAGAAGACTATACCGAGCAAAATAAGGAATACACCGGCAAAAGTTATCGGTATTGTCTGAAATGCATACAGGGCGAGTATAATGGAAATTCCGCCCACCACGCCGGGGAATATTGCTCCCGGACTGTAAATTTCAAATAGAATTCCGTAAATACCGAGCATCATAAGTAAGTACGCCACATTCGGATCGCTTAGATACGACAGGAACTTATACTTGAAGGGCATGTCAATCTCGACCTTGTTCTTGCCCTTCAATTTCAGCGTCAATTTGCCCTTTTTTGTTTCCACTGTCTTTCCATCTGCCTGTGTCAGAAGGTCATCCATGTTTTTCGCAATAATATCGATAACATGTTTTTCAAGGGCATCGCTTGCTGTTATGGAGGCACTCTGGCTGACTGCTTTTGCCGCCCATTCAACGTTGCGGGCTCTTTTGGCTGCAATACTTCTCACATATGCCTCAGCGTCTTTCGTCACCTTTGTCATCATCTCTTTATCTACTTTGTCTTTTCCGATAGTGACCGGGTGAGCTGCGCCGGTGTTTGTTCCCGGCGCCATGGCGGCGATGTGGGATGCAAGGAGAATAATGCTGCCCGCAGATGCAGCCCTTGCCCCGGAAGGGTAAACATAGACGATAACCGGTATGTTCGCATCCATTATATTCTTAACAATATCCCTCATGGATGTATCGAGGCCGCCGGGTGTATCAAGGAGAATGACAAGGGCTTCGCCGCCGTCCTTTTCAGCTTTTGCAACAGATTCTGCTATAAATCCGGCAACGGGCGGCTGTATGGCCCCTTGTATCCTGATCGTGTAGATCTCATTTGCATGGGCATTAAATGCAACAAGAGAGATTGCTGTAAAAAGGAGGAAGCTGTAGAAGCACAATAAAATAGTGAATAGTGAATAGTGAATAGTGAATAATTTCAGATTTATTTTCACTTAATTGAAAATTTCTCCTTTAAGCTATTTTCAACTACTTCCGGGACAAAAGCCCCGACAGGTCCTCCGAATGCGGCAACCTCTTTTATGGTTCTTGAGCTGACAAAGAAATAGTCTTTGCTTGTCATCATAAATATTGTATCCATACCCTGATTTAAATTCCTGTTCATTGATGCCATCTGAAATTCATATTCAAAATCACTCATTGCCCGCAGTCCGCGTATCACAAAACGGGCGTTGACCTTCTTTACATAATCAACCAATAAACCCTCGAAATTATCGATCAGTACATTTTCATTACCTTCAACAGATTTCTTTATCAAGTCCATCCGTTCTTGCACAGTAAAAAGTGATCTTTTTTCAATATTATGTGCAATTGCAACAATAACCTTGTCAAAAAGCTCAAGACCTCTCATGAGTATATCTATATGACCGTATGTAATGGGATCAAAAGAACCGGGATACACTGCAATTCTACGTTTCATTAAAGACTCCTTGTGAAGTTAGTGAAAAGTAATTGATAAAGAACGAAATGTCATATTGTATTCCTGAATCCTCATTTCTAACTGCATTTATCATCCACCTTGAAGATGCTGATATTTGTGTTTCCATATTGCCTGACAGTTATTTCCTCCAACCCTTTCCAAAATGTCAGGTCTATCCCTTCTCTCTTTGAATGCTCTACAATAAAAATCGTACCATTATCATATACAACACTATTTTTTAACAACAACATGGTTTCCGTTACAAGACCCTTTTTGTACGGAGGGTCCATAAAAATTATATCATAGTTGTACAACCTCTTACAGAGAAAAGGAACTGCATATTTTACATCCATATTCAATACAAGGCAATCCTTATCTATGGAGAGCCCGGAAAGATTTTTCTGAAGAATGGCTGCCACATCTCCGTCCCTCTCCACGCATGTTGCAGAAACAGCCCCCCTGCTCACAGCTTCAATGGTAAATGAGCCTGAACCTGCAAATAAATCCAGGACTTTGCAGCCGCTTATATCTCCAATAAGGTTAAAAATGGCCTCCCTTACTTTTGAGGATGTATATCGGGCGCTTCCGTTTTTCAATATTGCAATGTTTCTGCCTTTTAAATATCCGCCGGTTATTCTGAGCTTATCCATATCAGGTCGGGTTCAGGGTTCACAGCTCATGTAAGAGCAAATACTTTTGCTGTGAATAGCAACAGTTCCTTTACATAAACAATTCTTCTGCCACATCCATTATCCTTTTTATCCCCTTAACCTCATAAGGAGAAAGATAGAGTGTAACGATGTTGATGTCCTTGTATGTATCCTTAATAAAGTCAATATAATGTTGTTGCATACCCTTCCGGATCCTGTGAAATTCGCAGTCTTCATCTTTTACAGCATGATTGATGATAATATCGTCCACATTAAGCATGTTCTCTCTGAACTCCTCTATGACTCTGGTTGTCAATTTTACACCGAGGGCTTCAGGGATTGTAACGATGACGTATGCTGTTGTGCTGCCATCCCTTATAAACCGGACAATTTTTTCAGACAGCGCCTCCCAGCTTCCTATTATCTCAAGGAGCGTCCTTTTTGAGCCTTTTTGTCTGGCCATATCTTTTAATTTTTCTATGTAACTGTACATATTCATGTAAAATTTTGTTGCAGCCTCGAGATGTTTGAGAAACAGGTGAGGCAGTTGGAGCAGCCTCAGCGTATGTCCTGCCGGGGCCGTATCCCAGACAACAACATCATATTTATCGCCCTCTACAAGGTCTATGATAAAGCTCAACATATATTCTTCTTCAATTCCAGGGGCTGTTCCGATATAGTCAACGAAGTCATAATCTACATCAGCAAAGGAGGAGATAACTTCGTATATTTCAGCGCCGAAACGTTCTTTCCACTTTTCC
This Pseudomonadota bacterium DNA region includes the following protein-coding sequences:
- the coaBC gene encoding bifunctional phosphopantothenoylcysteine decarboxylase/phosphopantothenate--cysteine ligase CoaBC, with translation MLNGKEIIVGITGGIAAYKTAELVRELTKRGANVHVVMTKNAMEFVTPLTFQTISGNPVIHEMFELFSGSKIGHIALSDIADQMVIVPATANIIGKIANGIADDFLTTMVMAIIVPILFVPSMNTKMWESKIVQMNMEKLKDAGYEFMEPGTGDLACGTVGKGRLPTIEEIVEKMEDIFTVKDLIGERILITTGPTTEFIDPVRCITNMSSGKMGFAIARIAKRRGAEVILITGRTQLPPPRSDIEIIEVTTALEMRDAVMQHFKRCTIIIKAAAVADFKCMAKNCQKIKKKGNEDTMVLELEKNPDIIGELGRVKENRILVGFAAETENLIEHATEKLKKKNLDLIVANNVAKKGIGFGSDNNEVTIIETTGRIKQVPMRNKEEIGYIILDAVKRLMKKRIKAEDDWY
- a CDS encoding D-alanyl-D-alanine carboxypeptidase, translated to MKKWLVIVLTLLLWANTAYGKPHAQKKHIKSADASNAKVQAAKEAPYKAYIVVEAGSGKVIEGENANAKRPPASVTKLMVACIVLDKLTKGEIQLTDKITASKEASKIGGSQVYLKEGEVFSLEDLMKATLVASGNDAAYAIAEHIAGGKEGFVALMNEKAKALGMVDTQFRSVHGLPPSKGQEEDLTTCSDLAILARELLKYPKILEWTSIKTEGFRDGKFIMNNHNKLLVKMPGIVDGLKTGYYRETGFNVAATGKKNDLRFIVVVMGSPTANIRDGIAMEKFKKAFSLYKTLNVVKKGELIDKDIFLEDGKYRKIKGIANADFACTVPNDKKGNIKKEIVLPEKIKGEIREGQKFGELVVKLDNEIVGKVDIVSPVYVPKANLFTRLIRKIGFNI
- a CDS encoding slipin family protein; this encodes MPIYLFIIALIIFFLASAIKILNEYERGVIFRLGRVLGTPKGPGLIILIPIVDRMVKVSLRTVVLDIPPQDVITRDNVSIKVNAVVYFRVIDSLKAIIDVENYLYATSQLSQTTLRSVLGQAELDDLLAHREKINERLQEILDTHTESWGIKVSNVEVKNVDLPQEMQRAIARQAEAERERRAKIIGAEGEYQAATKLSEASEILSKNPMALQLRYMQTLIEISTEKNSTIIFPLPIDLIKMFMEKVK
- a CDS encoding nodulation protein NfeD, which gives rise to MKINLKLFTIHYSLFTILLCFYSFLLFTAISLVAFNAHANEIYTIRIQGAIQPPVAGFIAESVAKAEKDGGEALVILLDTPGGLDTSMRDIVKNIMDANIPVIVYVYPSGARAASAGSIILLASHIAAMAPGTNTGAAHPVTIGKDKVDKEMMTKVTKDAEAYVRSIAAKRARNVEWAAKAVSQSASITASDALEKHVIDIIAKNMDDLLTQADGKTVETKKGKLTLKLKGKNKVEIDMPFKYKFLSYLSDPNVAYLLMMLGIYGILFEIYSPGAIFPGVVGGISIILALYAFQTIPITFAGVFLILLGIVFFVLELKIISHGMLGFAGIISIIIGSVMLVDLPDSTLSISWKSILTVAILSGIFFFGVLSYAIKAQLLKVKTGSEGLIGESGVAKTDVSGRGKVFLHGELWNAKSDESIMQGEQVVVTGIEGLGLIVKKKGG
- the coaD gene encoding pantetheine-phosphate adenylyltransferase, producing MKRRIAVYPGSFDPITYGHIDILMRGLELFDKVIVAIAHNIEKRSLFTVQERMDLIKKSVEGNENVLIDNFEGLLVDYVKKVNARFVIRGLRAMSDFEYEFQMASMNRNLNQGMDTIFMMTSKDYFFVSSRTIKEVAAFGGPVGAFVPEVVENSLKEKFSIK
- the rsmD gene encoding 16S rRNA (guanine(966)-N(2))-methyltransferase RsmD produces the protein MDKLRITGGYLKGRNIAILKNGSARYTSSKVREAIFNLIGDISGCKVLDLFAGSGSFTIEAVSRGAVSATCVERDGDVAAILQKNLSGLSIDKDCLVLNMDVKYAVPFLCKRLYNYDIIFMDPPYKKGLVTETMLLLKNSVVYDNGTIFIVEHSKREGIDLTFWKGLEEITVRQYGNTNISIFKVDDKCS
- a CDS encoding ArsA family ATPase — encoded protein: MVGGKGGVGKTTCASAIAVKIALEGKKVLVISSDPAPSLSDIFETSIGSKETRIIDGYSLFGLEISSDVVLEKWKERFGAEIYEVISSFADVDYDFVDYIGTAPGIEEEYMLSFIIDLVEGDKYDVVVWDTAPAGHTLRLLQLPHLFLKHLEAATKFYMNMYSYIEKLKDMARQKGSKRTLLEIIGSWEALSEKIVRFIRDGSTTAYVIVTIPEALGVKLTTRVIEEFRENMLNVDDIIINHAVKDEDCEFHRIRKGMQQHYIDFIKDTYKDINIVTLYLSPYEVKGIKRIMDVAEELFM